The Raphanus sativus cultivar WK10039 chromosome 2, ASM80110v3, whole genome shotgun sequence genome includes a region encoding these proteins:
- the LOC108841877 gene encoding piriformospora indica-insensitive protein 2: MATSHLNLFLLFLLTTPSSVCQQINDDSSLLLPPSEQEAVYRVLNSVNSAIPWRTIFPDDLCASPPDGVVCDYYPDDATTTTSVHVTELHLGYVSDYTQNPPCSPNATLDPLLFASSFKRLRKLFFYKCFTGAPASLPETIPEDFGSDLEELVFIENPSLSGDIAVLSGNFTKLRRLVLTGNGFHGSIPNRISGLVSLQEITLSRNSLTGGFPATSRLKNLKVLDFSHNLLTGNVPETIGESTELLKLDLSYNAFSGEIPPGLGNLKKLEFLDLSYNRFGNHGVPLFLAEMRSLKEVYLSGNLLGGRIPEEIWKSLEGISGIGFSRMGLRGNIPASMGSSLKSLWYLALDNNNLEGRIPLEFGLLESAREINLENNNLTGEAPFSDGFRDRVGKKLKLSGNPHLVLVKESDPPPLAGPVISSSVSRALPSVCFPMVFMVLCVLIKQ; encoded by the coding sequence ATGGCGACTTCTCATCTTAACCTCttccttctcttcctcctcACTACTCCCTCCAGCGTCTGCCAGCAAATCAACGACGACTCCTCCCTCCTCCTCCCCCCATCGGAACAAGAAGCCGTCTACCGAGTCCTCAACTCAGTCAACTCAGCCATCCCGTGGCGAACCATCTTCCCCGACGACCTCTGCGCCTCCCCACCAGACGGCGTCGTATGCGACTACTACCCCGACGACGCTACCACCACCACGTCTGTCCACGTCACCGAGCTGCACTTGGGGTACGTCTCGGACTACACGCAGAACCCTCCTTGCTCTCCCAACGCCACCCTCGACCCTCTCCTCTTCGCTTCTTCTTTCAAACGCCTCCGCAAGCTCTTCTTCTACAAATGCTTCACCGGAGCTCCCGCCTCGCTCCCGGAGACCATCCCGGAGGATTTCGGCTCCGACCTGGAAGAGCTCGTCTTCATCGAGAACCCCTCTCTCTCCGGCGACATCGCCGTCTTGAGCGGTAACTTCACAAAGCTCAGAAGACTAGTCCTCACCGGAAACGGGTTCCACGGCTCGATTCCAAACCGGATCTCCGGTTTAGTCAGTCTACAAGAGATAACCCTCTCTCGAAACAGCTTAACCGGAGGCTTTCCTGCCACGTCACGTCTCAAGAACCTCAAAGTCCTCGACTTTAGCCATAACCTCCTCACCGGAAACGTCCCCGAAACCATCGGAGAATCAACCGAGCTTCTCAAGCTTGACCTAAGCTACAACGCCTTCTCCGGCGAGATCCCTCCCGGACTCGGAAACTTAAAAAAGCTCGAGTTTTTGGATCTGAGCTACAACCGTTTCGGAAACCACGGCGTCCCTCTGTTCCTAGCCGAGATGCGGAGTCTCAAAGAGGTTTATCTGAGCGGGAACCTCCTCGGGGGTCGCATCCCGGAGGAGATTTGGAAGAGCCTCGAGGGTATTTCGGGAATCGGGTTTTCGAGGATGGGTCTACGCGGGAACATCCCGGCTTCGATGGGGTCGAGTCTTAAAAGCCTTTGGTATCTTGCGCTTGACAACAACAACCTCGAGGGGCGGATACCTTTGGAGTTTGGTCTTTTGGAATCTGCTCGCGAGATCAACCTCGAGAACAACAATCTCACCGGTGAGGCTCCCTTCTCCGACGGTTTTAGAGATAGGGTCGGGAAGAAGCTTAAGCTGAGCGGGAACCCGCATCTCGTTTTGGTTAAAGAGTCGGATCCTCCTCCTCTAGCCGGACCGGTTATCTCTTCGTCGGTATCGAGGGCTTTGCCGTCGGTTTGCTTCCCAATGGTTTTTATGGTTCTTTGCGTTTTGATAAAACAGTGA
- the LOC130508115 gene encoding casein kinase 1-like protein 6 encodes MDLKMDNVIGGKFKLGRKIGGGSFGELFLGVSVQTGEEVAVKLEPAKTKHPQLHYESKIYMLLQGGTGIPSLKWFGVQGDYNAMVIDLLGPSLEDLFNYCNRKLTLKSVLMLADQLISRVEYMHSRGFLHRDIKPDNFLMGLGRKANQVYVIDFGLAKKYRDLQTHRHIPYRENKNLTGTARYASVNTHLGVEQSRRDDLESLGYVLMYFLRGSLPWQGLKAGTKKQKYDRISEKKVSTPIEVLCKSYPPEFVSYFQYCRSLRFEDKPDYSYLKRLFRDLFIREGYQFDYVFDWTALKHPQRGSTSRSSSHGKHHTGKPGVAAGPSAEKPERISVGREIRDRFSGAVEAFARRNATGASPHQNQTRHRTLDDVPPPMKPSVNMVSEKGRSTSRYGSASRRAVASGSRPSSSGEQGDSRGSSRVASSGGGGGGGGRPSVFQRNQVAAAVSGYDSKTASAFNRNRVSSSSRSARDEALRSFELLSIRK; translated from the exons ATGGACTTGAAAATGGATAATGTAATTGGGGGCAAGTTTAAGCTTGGTCGGAAGATCGGTGGTGGCTCTTTCGGAGAGCTTTTTTtag gcGTAAGTGTACAAACCGGAGAAGAAGTCGCTGTTAAACTG GAGCCGGCGAAAACGAAGCATCCACAACTTCATTATGAGTCGAAGATATACATGCTTCTACAAGGAGGAA CTGGCATCCCTAGCCTCAAGTGGTTTGGGGTTCAGGGAGACTACAACGCCATGGTGATTGATCTGCTTGGGCCTAGTTTGGAAGACTTGTTCAACTATTGTAATAGGAAGCTCACTTTGAAGTCTGTTTTAATGCTCGCTGATCAACTC ATTAGCAGAGTCGAATATATGCACTCGAGGGGGTTTCTTCATCGAGACATAAAGCCAGATAATTTCTTGATGGGACTTGGTCGCAAAGCAAACCAG GTGTATGTCATTGATTTTGGGCTTGCAAAGAAGTATAGGGATCTCCAAACACATAGACACATCCCCTACAG AGAAAACAAGAACCTTACGGGGACAGCTCGGTACGCTAGCGTCAACACTCACCTTGGAGTTG AGCAAAGTCGAAGGGATGATCTGGAGTCTCTTGGTTACGTTCTCATGTATTTCCTGAGAGGAAG CCTCCCGTGGCAGGGACTAAAAGCTGGCACAAAGAAGCAGAAGTACGACAGAATCAGCGAGAAGAAAGTCTCAACTCCTATAGAG GTCTTGTGCAAGTCCTATCCACCAGAATTTGTATCATACTTTCAGTACTGCAGGTCTTTGCGGTTCGAAGACAAACCAGACTACTCATATTTAAAGAGACTGTTCCGAGATTTGTTTATCCGCGAAG GTTATCAGTTTGACTATGTATTCGACTGGACTGCACTGAAACATCCTCAAAGAGGTTCCACTTCCCGTTCCAGCTCTCACGGAAAG cATCATACCGGAAAACCAGGTGTTGCTGCTGGACCGTCTGCTGAAAAACCTGAAAGGATTTCAG TTGGAAGAGAAATCCGCGACAGGTTCTCAGGTGCAGTTGAAGCATTCGCGAGAAGAAACGCTACGGGAGCAAGTCCCCATCAAAACCAAACCAGGCATCGAACTCTTGACGATGTTCCTCCCCCAATGAAACCTTCTGTG aaTATGGTATCTGAGAAAGGTAGAAGCACCTCCAGATACGGCAGTGCTTCGAGGAGAGCGGTGGCCTCGGGAAGTAGACCAAGCTCATCAGGTGAGCAAGGGGATAGCCGAGGGTCAAGCCGTGTGGCTTCAAGcggtggaggtggaggtggtggtggcaGACCATCCGTGTTTCAGAGAAACCAAGTGGCAGCTGCCGTGAGCGGATATGACTCTAAGACGGCCTCTGCCTTTAACCGCAACCGAGTGTCGTCCTCTTCTAGGTCTGCACGTGACGAGGCTCTCAGAAGCTTCGAGCTTCTTTCGATCCGCAAATGA
- the LOC108840504 gene encoding NAC domain-containing protein 21/22 — MGLKDIGSKLPPGFRFHPSDEELVCHYLCHKIRAKYDHGDVEDDDAGEALNGATDLVEIDLHVCEPWELPDVAKLNAKEWYFFSFRDRKYATGYRTNRATISGYWKATGKDRTVMDPRTSQLVGMRKTLVFYRNRAPNGIKTTWIMHEFRLECPNMPPKEDWVLCRVFNKGRDSSLQDNNNEHQTQRFEVNDAPDLNYNNHSQPVLLSPPSTTIDPPHHHDQWEQLMKQPSRSADHPYHHNCQHQTVACGWEQMMIGSMSSSSSHGPDHESLLNLLYADNNNTVNITDDNYGQNYGKILLSSDITNLDHYKTCMASSSDGCICGL, encoded by the exons atGGGTTTGAAAGATATTGGATCCAAATTGCCACCGGGGTTTCGATTTCATCCAAGCGATGAAGAGTTGGTTTGTCATTATCTTTGCCACAAGATAAGGGCCAAATACGACCATGGTGATGTTGAGGATGATGACGCTGGTGAAGCCTTGAATGGTGCTACTGATCTTGTGGAGATTGACTTACATGTTTGTGAGCCATGGGAGCTTCCTG ATGTGGCAAAGCTGAATGCAAAAGAATGGTACTTCTTCAGTTTCCGCGATAGAAAATATGCGACTGGATATCGTACAAATAGAGCGACAATAAGCGGATACTGGAAAGCAACAGGTAAAGATCGGACGGTGATGGATCCACGAACAAGCCAATTGGTAGGGATGAGAAAAACACTGGTTTTCTACAGAAATAGAGCACCAAATGGGATCAAAACTACTTGGATCATGCACGAGTTCCGTCTTGAGTGTCCTAACATGCCACCTAAG GAAGACTGGGTTTTGTGCAGAGTGTTCAACAAAGGCAGAGACTCATCACTACAAGACAATAACAATGAACATCAGACGCAAAGATTTGAAGTTAATGACGCTCCGGATCTTAACTACAATAATCATTCGCAGCCTGTACTATTATCCCCTCCTTCCACCACCATTGACCCTCCACATCATCATGATCAGTGGGAGCAGCTAATGAAGCAGCCTTCAAGGAGCGCCGACCATCCCTATCATCACAATTGTCAACATCAAACCGTAGCATGTGGTTGGGAGCAGATGATGATTGGTTCGATGTCGTCATCGTCGAGCCATGGTCCTGATCACGAGTCCTTGCTAAATTTACTTTACGCCGACAACAACAACACTGTCAACATCACTGATGATAATTATGGACAGAACTACGGGAAGATATTGTTGTCGTCAGACATCACGAATTTGGATCATTACAAGACATGTATGGCGTCATCATCCGATGGTTGTATATGTGGTCTATGA